The Siniperca chuatsi isolate FFG_IHB_CAS linkage group LG2, ASM2008510v1, whole genome shotgun sequence genome window below encodes:
- the tnni1b gene encoding troponin I type 1b (skeletal, slow), with amino-acid sequence MPEKAPERKSKISASRKLMLKSLMVAKAKEELEQEMEEKEEQKEKYLEEKSPPIQTSGMSLAELRTLCEELHAKIDVVDEERYDIEAKVLHNNREIKDLNIKVLDLRGKFKRPSLRRVRVSADAILRSLLGSKHKVSLDLRANLKSVKKEDTEKEKTVEVSDWRKNVEAMSGMEGRKKMFDAAKGPNQ; translated from the exons ATGCCTGAGAAAGC ACCAGAG AGGAAATCTAAAATCTCAGCCTCCCGTAAGCTCATGCTGAAG AGCTTGATGGTCGCCAAGGCCAAGGAGGAGCTGGAGCAGGAGatggaagaaaaagaggaacagAAGGAAAAGTACCTGGAAGAAAAATCTCCTCCAATACAGACCAGTGGCATGTCCTTAGCAGAGCTACGg ACATTATGTGAAGAGCTGCATGCCAAAATAGATGTGGTGGACGAGGAGCGGTATGATATTGAAGCCAAAGTCTTGCACAACAACAGAGAG ATCAAAGACCTAAACATCAAGGTACTGGACCTGCGAGGGAAGTTTAAGCGACCCAGCCTGAGAAGGGTGAGGGTCTCTGCTGATGCAATCCTGCGCTCCCTTCTGGGCTCCAAACACAAGGTCTCTTTGGATCTGAGAGCTAATCTTAAATCAGTCAAGAAGGAGGACACAGAAAAG GAGAAGACAGTGGAGGTGAGTGACTGGAGGAAGAATGTGGAAGCCATGTCCGGCATGGAGGGCCGCAAGAAGATGTTTGATGCAGCGAAGGGCCCCAACCAGTAA
- the LOC122884117 gene encoding troponin T, cardiac muscle isoforms-like isoform X7, with protein sequence MPHMNAAEENEGDEAKPKLKPGFVPGLAAPKIPEGEIVDFDDIHRKRMEKDLTELHTLIEAHFEKRKKEEEELLSLTDRIEKRRSERAEQMKIRAEREKERQNKVAEEKARKEDEEAKKKADDNARKKLILSNLTFTGYKQTQTGPKRQTEREKKKKILNDRRKELNVDQMKEDKLREKAKELWDLMRQLEAEKFELQYKCTKQKYEVTVLRNRVSDHQKVSKGRGSKRGLRK encoded by the exons ATGCCACATATGA ATGCTGCAGAGGAAAATGAAGGAG ACGAAGCAAAGCCAAAGTTAAA GCCTGGTTTTGTGCCCGGCTTGGCAGCCCCCAAAATCCCAGAGGGAGAAATAGTGGACTTTGAT GACATTCATCGAAAACGAATGGAAAAGGACCTGACGGAGCTCCACACTCTGATTGAAGCTCACTTTGAGAAGCgtaagaaggaggaagaagagcttCTTAGCCTCACGGATCGCATC GAGAAACGCAGGTCAGAGAGAGCGGAGCAGATGAAGAtcagggcagagagagaaaaagaacgGCAGAACAAAGTAGCT GAAGAGAAAGCGagaaaagaagatgaagaggcGAAGAAGAAAGCAGACGATAATGCCAGGAAGAAGTTGATTCTGTCCAACTTGACTTTCACTGGATACAAG CAGACACAGACTGGgccaaaaagacaaacagaaagagaaaagaaaaagaagatcCTAAATGATCGACGCAAAGAGCTAAATGTTGATCAAATGAAAGAGGACAAACTCAG GGAAAAAGCAAAGGAACTGTGGGACTTGATGCGCCAGCTGGAGGCAGAGAAATTTGAGCTTCAGTACAAGTGTACAAAGCAGAAGTATGAG GTCACTGTGCTGAGAAACCGGGTCAGTGATCATCAAAAAGT TTCAAAGGGCAGAGGAAGCAAGCGTGGCCTGAGGAAGTAA
- the LOC122884117 gene encoding troponin T, cardiac muscle isoforms-like isoform X4, protein MSDTEDATYEGQHEDIIDAAEENEGDEAKPKLKPGFVPGLAAPKIPEGEIVDFDDIHRKRMEKDLTELHTLIEAHFEKRKKEEEELLSLTDRIEKRRSERAEQMKIRAEREKERQNKVAEEKARKEDEEAKKKADDNARKKLILSNLTFTGYKQTQTGPKRQTEREKKKKILNDRRKELNVDQMKEDKLREKAKELWDLMRQLEAEKFELQYKCTKQKYEVTVLRNRVSDHQKVSKGRGSKRGLRK, encoded by the exons ATGTCAGACACAGAAGATGCCACATATGA gggACAAC ACGAGGATATTATTG ATGCTGCAGAGGAAAATGAAGGAG ACGAAGCAAAGCCAAAGTTAAA GCCTGGTTTTGTGCCCGGCTTGGCAGCCCCCAAAATCCCAGAGGGAGAAATAGTGGACTTTGAT GACATTCATCGAAAACGAATGGAAAAGGACCTGACGGAGCTCCACACTCTGATTGAAGCTCACTTTGAGAAGCgtaagaaggaggaagaagagcttCTTAGCCTCACGGATCGCATC GAGAAACGCAGGTCAGAGAGAGCGGAGCAGATGAAGAtcagggcagagagagaaaaagaacgGCAGAACAAAGTAGCT GAAGAGAAAGCGagaaaagaagatgaagaggcGAAGAAGAAAGCAGACGATAATGCCAGGAAGAAGTTGATTCTGTCCAACTTGACTTTCACTGGATACAAG CAGACACAGACTGGgccaaaaagacaaacagaaagagaaaagaaaaagaagatcCTAAATGATCGACGCAAAGAGCTAAATGTTGATCAAATGAAAGAGGACAAACTCAG GGAAAAAGCAAAGGAACTGTGGGACTTGATGCGCCAGCTGGAGGCAGAGAAATTTGAGCTTCAGTACAAGTGTACAAAGCAGAAGTATGAG GTCACTGTGCTGAGAAACCGGGTCAGTGATCATCAAAAAGT TTCAAAGGGCAGAGGAAGCAAGCGTGGCCTGAGGAAGTAA
- the LOC122884117 gene encoding troponin T, cardiac muscle isoforms-like isoform X6 translates to MSDTEDATYEGQHAAEENEGDEAKPKLKPGFVPGLAAPKIPEGEIVDFDDIHRKRMEKDLTELHTLIEAHFEKRKKEEEELLSLTDRIEKRRSERAEQMKIRAEREKERQNKVAEEKARKEDEEAKKKADDNARKKLILSNLTFTGYKQTQTGPKRQTEREKKKKILNDRRKELNVDQMKEDKLREKAKELWDLMRQLEAEKFELQYKCTKQKYEVTVLRNRVSDHQKVSKGRGSKRGLRK, encoded by the exons ATGTCAGACACAGAAGATGCCACATATGA gggACAAC ATGCTGCAGAGGAAAATGAAGGAG ACGAAGCAAAGCCAAAGTTAAA GCCTGGTTTTGTGCCCGGCTTGGCAGCCCCCAAAATCCCAGAGGGAGAAATAGTGGACTTTGAT GACATTCATCGAAAACGAATGGAAAAGGACCTGACGGAGCTCCACACTCTGATTGAAGCTCACTTTGAGAAGCgtaagaaggaggaagaagagcttCTTAGCCTCACGGATCGCATC GAGAAACGCAGGTCAGAGAGAGCGGAGCAGATGAAGAtcagggcagagagagaaaaagaacgGCAGAACAAAGTAGCT GAAGAGAAAGCGagaaaagaagatgaagaggcGAAGAAGAAAGCAGACGATAATGCCAGGAAGAAGTTGATTCTGTCCAACTTGACTTTCACTGGATACAAG CAGACACAGACTGGgccaaaaagacaaacagaaagagaaaagaaaaagaagatcCTAAATGATCGACGCAAAGAGCTAAATGTTGATCAAATGAAAGAGGACAAACTCAG GGAAAAAGCAAAGGAACTGTGGGACTTGATGCGCCAGCTGGAGGCAGAGAAATTTGAGCTTCAGTACAAGTGTACAAAGCAGAAGTATGAG GTCACTGTGCTGAGAAACCGGGTCAGTGATCATCAAAAAGT TTCAAAGGGCAGAGGAAGCAAGCGTGGCCTGAGGAAGTAA
- the LOC122884117 gene encoding troponin T, cardiac muscle isoforms-like isoform X1, translated as MSDTEDATYEGQQDEDIIADAAEENEGDEAKPKLKPGFVPGLAAPKIPEGEIVDFDDIHRKRMEKDLTELHTLIEAHFEKRKKEEEELLSLTDRIEKRRSERAEQMKIRAEREKERQNKVAEEKARKEDEEAKKKADDNARKKLILSNLTFTGYKQTQTGPKRQTEREKKKKILNDRRKELNVDQMKEDKLREKAKELWDLMRQLEAEKFELQYKCTKQKYEVTVLRNRVSDHQKVSKGRGSKRGLRK; from the exons ATGTCAGACACAGAAGATGCCACATATGA gggACAAC AAGACGAGGATATTATTG CAGATGCTGCAGAGGAAAATGAAGGAG ACGAAGCAAAGCCAAAGTTAAA GCCTGGTTTTGTGCCCGGCTTGGCAGCCCCCAAAATCCCAGAGGGAGAAATAGTGGACTTTGAT GACATTCATCGAAAACGAATGGAAAAGGACCTGACGGAGCTCCACACTCTGATTGAAGCTCACTTTGAGAAGCgtaagaaggaggaagaagagcttCTTAGCCTCACGGATCGCATC GAGAAACGCAGGTCAGAGAGAGCGGAGCAGATGAAGAtcagggcagagagagaaaaagaacgGCAGAACAAAGTAGCT GAAGAGAAAGCGagaaaagaagatgaagaggcGAAGAAGAAAGCAGACGATAATGCCAGGAAGAAGTTGATTCTGTCCAACTTGACTTTCACTGGATACAAG CAGACACAGACTGGgccaaaaagacaaacagaaagagaaaagaaaaagaagatcCTAAATGATCGACGCAAAGAGCTAAATGTTGATCAAATGAAAGAGGACAAACTCAG GGAAAAAGCAAAGGAACTGTGGGACTTGATGCGCCAGCTGGAGGCAGAGAAATTTGAGCTTCAGTACAAGTGTACAAAGCAGAAGTATGAG GTCACTGTGCTGAGAAACCGGGTCAGTGATCATCAAAAAGT TTCAAAGGGCAGAGGAAGCAAGCGTGGCCTGAGGAAGTAA
- the LOC122884117 gene encoding troponin T, cardiac muscle isoforms-like isoform X5 yields MSDTEDATYEGQPDAAEENEGDEAKPKLKPGFVPGLAAPKIPEGEIVDFDDIHRKRMEKDLTELHTLIEAHFEKRKKEEEELLSLTDRIEKRRSERAEQMKIRAEREKERQNKVAEEKARKEDEEAKKKADDNARKKLILSNLTFTGYKQTQTGPKRQTEREKKKKILNDRRKELNVDQMKEDKLREKAKELWDLMRQLEAEKFELQYKCTKQKYEVTVLRNRVSDHQKVSKGRGSKRGLRK; encoded by the exons ATGTCAGACACAGAAGATGCCACATATGA gggACAAC CAGATGCTGCAGAGGAAAATGAAGGAG ACGAAGCAAAGCCAAAGTTAAA GCCTGGTTTTGTGCCCGGCTTGGCAGCCCCCAAAATCCCAGAGGGAGAAATAGTGGACTTTGAT GACATTCATCGAAAACGAATGGAAAAGGACCTGACGGAGCTCCACACTCTGATTGAAGCTCACTTTGAGAAGCgtaagaaggaggaagaagagcttCTTAGCCTCACGGATCGCATC GAGAAACGCAGGTCAGAGAGAGCGGAGCAGATGAAGAtcagggcagagagagaaaaagaacgGCAGAACAAAGTAGCT GAAGAGAAAGCGagaaaagaagatgaagaggcGAAGAAGAAAGCAGACGATAATGCCAGGAAGAAGTTGATTCTGTCCAACTTGACTTTCACTGGATACAAG CAGACACAGACTGGgccaaaaagacaaacagaaagagaaaagaaaaagaagatcCTAAATGATCGACGCAAAGAGCTAAATGTTGATCAAATGAAAGAGGACAAACTCAG GGAAAAAGCAAAGGAACTGTGGGACTTGATGCGCCAGCTGGAGGCAGAGAAATTTGAGCTTCAGTACAAGTGTACAAAGCAGAAGTATGAG GTCACTGTGCTGAGAAACCGGGTCAGTGATCATCAAAAAGT TTCAAAGGGCAGAGGAAGCAAGCGTGGCCTGAGGAAGTAA
- the LOC122884117 gene encoding troponin T, cardiac muscle isoforms-like isoform X2 codes for MSDTEDATYEGQQDEDIIDAAEENEGDEAKPKLKPGFVPGLAAPKIPEGEIVDFDDIHRKRMEKDLTELHTLIEAHFEKRKKEEEELLSLTDRIEKRRSERAEQMKIRAEREKERQNKVAEEKARKEDEEAKKKADDNARKKLILSNLTFTGYKQTQTGPKRQTEREKKKKILNDRRKELNVDQMKEDKLREKAKELWDLMRQLEAEKFELQYKCTKQKYEVTVLRNRVSDHQKVSKGRGSKRGLRK; via the exons ATGTCAGACACAGAAGATGCCACATATGA gggACAAC AAGACGAGGATATTATTG ATGCTGCAGAGGAAAATGAAGGAG ACGAAGCAAAGCCAAAGTTAAA GCCTGGTTTTGTGCCCGGCTTGGCAGCCCCCAAAATCCCAGAGGGAGAAATAGTGGACTTTGAT GACATTCATCGAAAACGAATGGAAAAGGACCTGACGGAGCTCCACACTCTGATTGAAGCTCACTTTGAGAAGCgtaagaaggaggaagaagagcttCTTAGCCTCACGGATCGCATC GAGAAACGCAGGTCAGAGAGAGCGGAGCAGATGAAGAtcagggcagagagagaaaaagaacgGCAGAACAAAGTAGCT GAAGAGAAAGCGagaaaagaagatgaagaggcGAAGAAGAAAGCAGACGATAATGCCAGGAAGAAGTTGATTCTGTCCAACTTGACTTTCACTGGATACAAG CAGACACAGACTGGgccaaaaagacaaacagaaagagaaaagaaaaagaagatcCTAAATGATCGACGCAAAGAGCTAAATGTTGATCAAATGAAAGAGGACAAACTCAG GGAAAAAGCAAAGGAACTGTGGGACTTGATGCGCCAGCTGGAGGCAGAGAAATTTGAGCTTCAGTACAAGTGTACAAAGCAGAAGTATGAG GTCACTGTGCTGAGAAACCGGGTCAGTGATCATCAAAAAGT TTCAAAGGGCAGAGGAAGCAAGCGTGGCCTGAGGAAGTAA
- the LOC122884117 gene encoding troponin T, cardiac muscle isoforms-like isoform X3 produces the protein MSDTEDATYEGQHEDIIADAAEENEGDEAKPKLKPGFVPGLAAPKIPEGEIVDFDDIHRKRMEKDLTELHTLIEAHFEKRKKEEEELLSLTDRIEKRRSERAEQMKIRAEREKERQNKVAEEKARKEDEEAKKKADDNARKKLILSNLTFTGYKQTQTGPKRQTEREKKKKILNDRRKELNVDQMKEDKLREKAKELWDLMRQLEAEKFELQYKCTKQKYEVTVLRNRVSDHQKVSKGRGSKRGLRK, from the exons ATGTCAGACACAGAAGATGCCACATATGA gggACAAC ACGAGGATATTATTG CAGATGCTGCAGAGGAAAATGAAGGAG ACGAAGCAAAGCCAAAGTTAAA GCCTGGTTTTGTGCCCGGCTTGGCAGCCCCCAAAATCCCAGAGGGAGAAATAGTGGACTTTGAT GACATTCATCGAAAACGAATGGAAAAGGACCTGACGGAGCTCCACACTCTGATTGAAGCTCACTTTGAGAAGCgtaagaaggaggaagaagagcttCTTAGCCTCACGGATCGCATC GAGAAACGCAGGTCAGAGAGAGCGGAGCAGATGAAGAtcagggcagagagagaaaaagaacgGCAGAACAAAGTAGCT GAAGAGAAAGCGagaaaagaagatgaagaggcGAAGAAGAAAGCAGACGATAATGCCAGGAAGAAGTTGATTCTGTCCAACTTGACTTTCACTGGATACAAG CAGACACAGACTGGgccaaaaagacaaacagaaagagaaaagaaaaagaagatcCTAAATGATCGACGCAAAGAGCTAAATGTTGATCAAATGAAAGAGGACAAACTCAG GGAAAAAGCAAAGGAACTGTGGGACTTGATGCGCCAGCTGGAGGCAGAGAAATTTGAGCTTCAGTACAAGTGTACAAAGCAGAAGTATGAG GTCACTGTGCTGAGAAACCGGGTCAGTGATCATCAAAAAGT TTCAAAGGGCAGAGGAAGCAAGCGTGGCCTGAGGAAGTAA